Within the Borrelia miyamotoi genome, the region TTTTGGTCTCAATAGATCATAATAAACTCCAGGAATACTCAAACAACCTTCCTTATAAACAGTAAGTTCAAAAGAAGTCTCTGTTATTAAAGGATTAATAAAAATTAAAGGTTTTGACATCACATTTTCTCTAACCACAAAAATAGATAAATCTAGACCTACTTGAGGTGCCGCTAGTCCAACACCATTATTAACATCCATAAAATTTAACATTTTAAAAGCAATATTCCTAAGTTTATCATCAATATTTAAAACTGACTTTGTAGTTATCCTAAGTAAATCATCAGGATAATAAACCATTTTCATAAAATTTCCTCAAAACAATTTAACCTCAAATTAAGACTTTATTTGCCCAAAAAGCTTCCATTCTTCATTATCTGCCTCTGAAAAATAAATACTACCCTTAAGAGATTTAGGAAAAGCATAAAAATTCTTTTCATTTTCATCCTTAAATACTAAAAATTCCTTAAGTTTTATTTTTGAAGGAAGAAGTTTTTTGTCTTGACCATTCATTTTTAATCTCCAATGACCACCCAATGTTTTATAAAAAAAAACCTTGTCATGAAAAGTGTTAACTTCATAATTATTGCTTTCATTATTTTTATGAATAATATTATCTAATTTAGAAACTCCTAAAGCATAATTTAAAAACTCTTGATTATACTGAACAGTATCCTTAATGGAACCAATATATGCAGCCTTAACTTGTTCACTCTTTGAATCAACAAAAAACAAAACAGGACTCCTTTTTAAATTAATTTCACCAAAAATTTCATTATTCACATCAATAATCAAAAA harbors:
- the def gene encoding peptide deformylase, whose product is MKMVYYPDDLLRITTKSVLNIDDKLRNIAFKMLNFMDVNNGVGLAAPQVGLDLSIFVVRENVMSKPLIFINPLITETSFELTVYKEGCLSIPGVYYDLLRPKSIVVEAYDENGKFFKIEDSNLLARIIQHEMDHLKGVLFIDYYEDKLKNKLLKSYRK